One Mobula hypostoma chromosome 5, sMobHyp1.1, whole genome shotgun sequence DNA segment encodes these proteins:
- the LOC134346963 gene encoding insulin receptor substrate 1-B-like isoform X1, which produces MANPAEDCLDGDVRKCGNLRKCKSLHRRYFVLRAASERGAARLEYYESEKKFRRGGAGPKRALPLHSCFNVNKRADSRSKYLLAIYTRDECFSVAADSPQEQDSWYQAIVELLAPGKGHVENGDSNYSVAPGPAFKEVWQVNLRPRGLGQSRNMSGIYRLCLTEKTINLVKLNSDAAAVVLQLMNIRRCGHSDNFFFVEVGRSAVTGPGEFWMQVDDSVVAQNMHETILEAMKAMSEEFRLRSKSQSSSSNPISVPTRRYHLANLPPSQVGFSTRRSNATSPAQRSNSARARTSSDGSGASSSSSSSRPASADEVPASPSPGTGLVPSRQGMSKAHPPLGQTRSTPDPYSRRSPCAAGLVFGLTADRGFSSPSASSSPPSSSDGEGELGSSPTRFPLDGPPRDYVALCRPAPAEAGALPRRVLRRACSQGEEELGERGPSKQALAGKGNWRTSRTPEPAEGACKDVVDNGYMAMLPGVVPAQGQGGDYVAMNPKGASAPQQILGPRPDDRCGGGYMLMSPSGSCSPEDWSRAVDRKLGLGDGVGDYMNMSPGSRSASSTPPESPHAPLPPRAEQGELPDTSRHGFRSLPRSYKQPAPAGSCGQLSCSSSYSTGGSSDSLGEVEGRRLSSVSASGQQAHRLGRKGGCRPTGLSIDVAKANTLPRRRDSPEPQSPGEYVCIEFRDGTRTTRTLPSPGSRAGVFQHLPAPASEYVNVGPSKAPRGDHTISPSPKSTLEPAGVSELSPDRHRGARVIRVDPQGRRRHCSETFLPTSPAPPPPVPSADHARRCGSASFENVWPVEDGRGGSVTEEPCTGMSRHMSIGFENGLNYIDLDLGTDSSQSEPSTAQQRLYAQANSSPVLNAYASIDFHKSEELRSHKSNKEDFFPASLGAVSDEHGESFTRTLRSWRNSIRGTGIHQYWLIIVGH; this is translated from the exons ATGGCGAACCCTGCAGAGGATTGCCTGGACGGCGACGTGAGGAAGTGCGGGAATCTCCGCAAGTGCAAGAGCCTGCACCGCAGGTACTTCGTGCTGCGGGCGGCGAGCGAGCGCGGCGCGGCCCGGCTCGAGTACTACGAGAGCGAGAAGAAGTTCCGACGCGGGGGCGCGGGTCCGAAGCGCGCGCTGCCGCTTCACAGCTGCTTCAACGTTAACAAGCGCGCCGACTCCCGCAGCAAGTACCTGCTGGCCATCTACACCCGCGACGAGTGCTTCTCCGTGGCGGCCGACAGCCCGCAGGAGCAGGACAGCTGGTACCAGGCCATCGTCGAGCTGCTGGCCCCAG GTAAAGGCCACGTGGAGAATGGAGACTCTAACTACTCTGTGGCACCCGGCCCAGCTTTCAAGGAGGTCTGGCAGGTCAATCTCCGCCCTCGGGGCCTGGGCCAGTCACGGAACATGAGTGGCATTTACCGGCTGTGCCTGACCGAGAAGACTATCAACTTGGTGAAGCTCAACTCTGATGCCGCGGCCGTGGTGCTGCAGCTGATGAACATCCGCCGCTGCGGCCACTCGGACAACTTCTTCTTCGTGGAGGTGGGCCGCTCGGCCGTCACGGGGCCCGGCGAGTTCTGGATGCAGGTGGACGACTCGGTGGTCGCCCAGAACATGCACGAGACCATCCTGGAAGCTATGAAGGCCATGAGCGAGGAGTTTCGGCTGAGGAGCAAGAGCCAGTCGTCCAGTTCCAACCCTATATCTGTGCCCACCAGGCGGTACCACCTGGCCAACTTGCCACCCAGCCAGGTGGGTTTCTCCACCAGGAGGAGCAACGCCACCTCGCCAGCCCAGCGCAGCAACTCGGCCAGAGCGCGGACCTCGAGTGACGGCAGCGGAgcctcttcttcttcctcctcctcccgccCTGCGTCGGCTGATGAAGTCCCTGCTAGCCCCTCCCCTGGTACTGGGTTGGTCCCCTCCCGGCAGGGGATGAGCAAAGCCCACCCACCGCTAGGCCAGACCAGGTCTACCCCTGACCCCTACTCCCGGCGCTCTCCCTGTGCCGCAGGCCTGGTTTTCGGCTTGACTGCTGACCGCGGCTtctcctccccctctgcctcctcctccccaccGTCTTCGTCTGACGGCGAGGGGGAGCTGGGCTCCAGCCCCACGCGCTTCCCACTGGATGGCCCTCCCCGGGACTACGTGGCACTGTGCAGGCCAGCTCCAGCTGAGGCGGGTGCCCTGCCACGGCGGGTGCTAAGGCGAGCTTGCAGTCAGGGCGAGGAGGAGCTGGGGGAGCGTGGCCCGAGCAAGCAGGCCTTAGCAGGCAAGGGAAATTGGCGAACCTCCAGAACACCTGAGCCAGCAGAGGGAGCCTGCAAGGATGTTGTAGACAATGGGTACATGGCCATGCTGCCCGGGGTGGTGCCTGCTCAGGGCCAGGGAGGAGATTACGTGGCCATGAACCCAAAGGGTGCCTCGGCTCCCCAGCAGATTCTGGGCCCCCGGCCTGATGACCGCTGTGGAGGGGGCTACATGCTCATGTCGCCCAGTGGGAGCTGCTCCCCTGAGGACTGGTCCCGAGCAGTCGATCGGAAATTGGGCCTGGGAGATGGAGTAGGGGACTACATGAACATGTCACCCGGCAGCCGCTCGGCCTCCAGTACACCTCCAGAGAGCCCCCATGCCCCACTCCCTCCCCGCGCAGAGCAAGGCGAGCTCCCGGACACCTCTCGCCATGGCTTCCGCTCACTGCCCCGCTCCTACAAACAGCCAGCCCCTGCCGGCTCCTGCGGCCAGCTCTCCTGCTCCTCTTCCTATTCCACAGGAGGCAGCAGTGACAGCCTGGGGGAGGTGGAAGGGCGGCGTCTTTCCTCCGTGTCTGCCTCTGGCCAGCAGGCTCACAGGCTGGGCAGGAAGGGTGGGTGCCGCCCGACTGGTCTCTCTATTGACGTGGCCAAAGCAAATACCCTGCCACGCCGGCGTGACAGCCCGGAGCCCCAGAGCCCGGGGGAGTACGTCTGCATTGAGTTCCGGGATGGGACCCGCACCACCCGGACTCTGCCCAGTCCTGGATCCCGAGCCGGTGTTTTCCAGCACCTGCCGGCACCAGCCTCCGAGTACGTCAATGTGGGACCCAGCAAGGCACCGCGCGGGGATCACACCATCAGTCCTTCTCCCAAAAGCACCCTGGAGCCCGCTGGCGTGTCGGAACTGAGCCCTGACCGCCACCGAGGAGCCAGGGTGATCCGCGTCGATCCTCAGGGGAGACGACGCCACTGCTCCGAGACCTTTCTGCCCACgtcccctgcacctcctccccctGTGCCCTCCGCCGACCACGCCAGGCGCTGTGGCTCGGCGTCCTTTGAGAATGTCTGGCCAGTAGAAGATGGCAGGGGTGGGAGTGTCACCGAGGAGCCGTGCACGGGGATGTCTCGTCACATGTCGATTGGCTTCGAGAATGGCCTGAACTACATAGATTTGGATCTGGGTACAgacagcagccagtcagaaccaTCAACTGCGCAGCAGAGGCTTTACGCACAAGCAAACAGCAGTCCTGTGTTGAATGCTTATGCCAGCATTGACTTTCACAAGTCCGAGGAATTACGAAGCCATAAAAGTAACAAAGAAG